The genomic interval CATAGTTAAAGAATTTCCCACAATGATTCATAGGATTTAGTCCTGTTTCCTGTAGCAAAATTAATTCCCCAATTGCTGCTGTCTTTTTCATCAACTAAAATCAATGAATTTATCCAGTAAATTACCAGCAGATGATGATGAGGACGATGAGTGTGTCAGCCAAATGCATGCACCACCACCTTCTCTTCCCCTTTATAAATCCCTGCCTCTGCTTCCAATTCGTCTCACCGGAGCGGAGCAGAGTAGAGAAGAGCAGCAGCATTTTCCGGTGAACTCATTGATTGATCGCCATGTCTCCTATTACCCTTGCGATTACCCCCAATcatacctcttcttcttcttcctcttcgatGGTTGCTGTGGCTTCCGCCGGTGCGGGAGCTGTTGAGGTCGTGTCGAAGTGCACGGTGACGCCGGACCGGGCGTCGGAGCTCGGCGAGCTCCGGCTCTCGGTGTCGGACCTCCCGATGCTGTCTTGCCAATACATCCAAAAAGGCCTCTTTTTTACGCCTCCGCCGATGCCCATTCCGGCACTCGTCTCGCTCCTGGTCTCGTCTCTCGGCCGCGCGCTCTCCCTCTTCCCTGCCCTCGCCGGCCGCTTCGACACCCTCGCCGATGGTAGCGTCGTTATCCTCTGCAACGACGCGGGTGCTGAGTTTTCCTACGCGGTTGCTCCGTCGCTGTTGACGTCCGACCTCCTTCCACCTAACGCTGACGTGCCTCAAGCCGTCAAGGCTCTGTTCCCCCTCGACGGCGCCGTGAGCTTCCACGGCCACTTCCGCCCGCTAGCTTGTTTCCAGCTCACGGAGTTTGGTGACGGCGCGGTCTTTCTCGGCGCCGTCGTCAACCATTCCGTCGTCGATGGGACCTCGTTTTGGAACTTTTTTAATGCTTGGGCGGAGCTCTGCCGCGGGGGTCACCCCGCGCCGCCGGATTTCCGGAGGAACTACTTCGGGGAATCGAAGGCGGTGCTGCGGTTCCCCGGCGGCCGCGGCCCCGAGGTGACCTTCCCGGTGGGAGCACCGCTTCGGGAGCGCGTCTTCCGGTTCAGCCGCCACGCGATTCTCGCGCTCAAATCGAGAGCCAACGGCGGCGGGGGTCATTCGACTGCCGAGATTTGCGGGAAGCAAGTCCACGACAAGAAGGCGGCCTCGCCGGAtgttaaaaaggaggagatttcGGCGTTCCAGTCGCTCTGCGCCCTGATGTGGGTGTCGGTCACGAGGGCGCGTAAGCGACTGGCGCCGGAAGCGACGACGACGTTCCGCATGGCGGTCAACTGCCGGCACCGGGTGGTGCCGTCGGTGTCGGCGAACTACTTCGGGAACGCGATACAGAGCATCCCGACGCAAGCGGCAGTGGGGGAGGTGGCCACGC from Zingiber officinale cultivar Zhangliang chromosome 6B, Zo_v1.1, whole genome shotgun sequence carries:
- the LOC121992615 gene encoding uncharacterized acetyltransferase At3g50280-like, which encodes MSPITLAITPNHTSSSSSSSMVAVASAGAGAVEVVSKCTVTPDRASELGELRLSVSDLPMLSCQYIQKGLFFTPPPMPIPALVSLLVSSLGRALSLFPALAGRFDTLADGSVVILCNDAGAEFSYAVAPSLLTSDLLPPNADVPQAVKALFPLDGAVSFHGHFRPLACFQLTEFGDGAVFLGAVVNHSVVDGTSFWNFFNAWAELCRGGHPAPPDFRRNYFGESKAVLRFPGGRGPEVTFPVGAPLRERVFRFSRHAILALKSRANGGGGHSTAEICGKQVHDKKAASPDVKKEEISAFQSLCALMWVSVTRARKRLAPEATTTFRMAVNCRHRVVPSVSANYFGNAIQSIPTQAAVGEVATRDLRWAAALLHRGVAAHGDEVVRRGVAEWEAAPRCFPLGNPDGAGLTMGSSNRFPMYEGNDFGWGLPVAVRSGRANKFDGKMSAFPGREGGGSVELEVCLAPETMATLLRDNEFMSYVDED